From the genome of Aerococcus urinaehominis:
ACGGAAAGCTGATTGAACTAAAAAATCAGATGCGGATTAATGCGAATGCGGAAACAGTCGCTTGGATCAGAGCCTTAGTAGATGAACAAATCATTGATCCGATTCCAGAAGATGACCACTATGAATTGAAAATTTTTGAAAATCCATGTGATTTAGAAGCAGCCATTAAAGTTAAAGCGCAGGACCAAGACAGGGGAATATCTAGAGTGATTGCTACCTATGATTGGCCTTATATTGGCGGTAACCCCCCAGAAAATCAAGATCAGTGGATGGTTGAAATTGGTTATACGGATGCTCATGGTAACCATCTAACCTGGGCCAAACCTTGGAATTACCAAGTAAAAAATAAAAAGCGGGGGACAGGTCATCTATCGTGGGCAGAGCAAGAACAAACTATTAATGAAGTTGGTTCAACTTTCAGTGTACAGGGCTTCGATTTAAATTATGCCGGCTTAATAATTGGTCCCTCAGTTAAATATCGTAACGGACGTCTTGTTTTTGATCCATCAGCTTCCAAAAACAAGAAAGCAACTCGGAATCGTACCATTGATAAAGTAAATAAAATCAGTGTAAATCCAGCTGAAGAACTCTTGCGTAATGAATTAAACGTACTGATTACACGAGGGGTCAATGGTCTCTATATCTACGCGGTAGATGACCAATTAAGATCAGCCCTGTTAGAAGCTGCCAAGCAACAAAGGCCCTTATAGCATACAAAATCAAGGAGGTTATTATGAATCCAGAATTAATGAATGCCATCAACAAATTCCGTGACGACCGTGATTGGCGCCAGTTTCATAATGAAAAGGACTTGGCCTTGTCCATTTCACTTGAAGCAAATGAACTTTTAGAAATCTACCAATGGAAGTCAGCTGAGGAGGGCAACCAAGACCGCGAACACCTGGCTGAAGAACTAGCTGATGTCCTAATCTACAGTCTGATGCTGGCTGACAATTTAGGCTTTGATGTTGATGAAATTATCCAGGCTAAATTAGTTAAGAATGCACAAAAATATCCGGTTGAAAAGGCGAAAGCTAGCCGTCGTAAGTATAACCAACTCTAAGCTGGTGAGCTTAGAAAAATATAAATAAAACACATAAAAAGCACCGCCGACTAGATAAAATAATCGGCGGTGCTTTGTGTTATTTGGCTAATTGGAGAGCTTTTTGGATATCTTCTAGCCATGATTGCCCCTTGTAGACGACAAAAACATAGCGATCTTCAGTAGTGGTTACCATAATATGTTGGCTAATTTTCATGTCCTCGATTAATTCAACCTGGCTAATGGTATGAAGGGGAATCTGGTAGACCTTGATATCTAAATTAAGGTGATGGGGGACAAAGTAAAGGGAGTGATCAGTTAAGATGAGATGGCCTCCACTGGCAGCATTCTGCTTTAACTTATTTGGTAAGAGATGTCTCATCACGGCAACTAACTTAGAGTCGTGGTTATTATCCTGGTCGGTAAAGTAGTTGGCTTGGCCATTACGTATAATGTTTTCTCCTTGGGCGATGTGATGGCCATATATTTCAATGCCTTCATTTGTCATTTTTAATTCCTCCCATGAATTTGACAGATATATGTGACCTTACACTTATATTTTAGAGCTTTGATAGACAAGATACAATAATCCAGCTTAGCAAAAAGCACAGCTACTTTCGTATAAAGTAGCTGTGCTTTCTTATTTCACTTAAAGTTTCTTGTCAAATTATTGGACATTGTTGAGCGTAGCCGCTGCAGTTTCATTAGTTGCCGCAGGCTGGCTATTTGTTGGACTAGCTGGTTCAGGTGTGGTTGTTGCAACGTCGGCAATGACCTCACCAGTAGCTAATTCACCTTCAAGTGTTTGAATATCTGCTAGGGCTGGACCATGATTAATGCTTGTATACATGTCTTTTTGTTCTGTTAAGCGTTCATCATAGCTTGCAAGCGCATGAACTGGTGGTGTATCAGCAGCATTAGATCCTTGGTAATTGTAATTTTGTGTCCCGTAGTATTGCACAACAGTTGCCCCGTAGAAGCCATTAGCATCAGCTTCAGGCGCTAAGTAGACGCCAGTTCCCACTTGATCCCATCTGCTATCTAGCATTTGGCGACGGTGACCACGGTTAGGGGTATTGACATCACTAAACCAACCATTTACCACATTCTCAGCGACTTTATCAGCATTAGCTGCATCCAAATTAATTGGGAGAGTTTGCGCAAAGCTAGCTAAGTTGGCTAAAGCATAAGGTTGACCCTGTGGCACTAAGACAGCATTATTCTGTTTAGGAGCTATCTGGGTAATATAGCCAGCGTCTAATAGGTGTTGGCCATCATATGCATGAGTCAGGCCTCGGTTATTTTCTCCTAAGAATTGCGCATTGGCGGCCCCAGCTTGGTTAAGCAAGTTGTTACTTGCTGTCGCCGGTAAATTATTAGCACGACGTAAATTAGCAACTAAGTTGTTGACACGGGCAGCTACACGCTCATTAAAGGCCTTATAGGCAGCTAGGTCATAGACACCATGTTTGGTTGGTGCCGGCTCCGGAGTAGGTACCGGATTTGGTGTTGGCTCTGGCTCCGGAGTAGGTACTGGATTAGGTGTTGGTACTGGTTCCGGAGTAGGTACTGGATTAGGTGTTGGTACTGGTTCCGGAGTAGGTACCGGATCTGGCGTTGGGTCTGGATCTGGGGTAGGCACTGGATGCGGTGTTGGTACTGGTTCAGGAGTCGGCTCTGGATTCGGAGTAGGGACTGGCTCCGGCGTTGTTTCTGGTTCAGGCGTAGGCACTGGATTCGGAGTTGGTTCTGGCTCTGGAGTAGGTACTGGATTAGGTGTTGGTTCCGGATTTGGTGTACTTGTACCCGGTGTTGGCATCGGTTCAGAGTCTGGAGCCGTTGTCCTCTGGTCAGGAGTCGGCTTAACAGTTGGTGTTGTTGTCCCCGTATCAGGAGTTGTCGCACCCGGATTAGGGGTTGGAGCAGGCTCTGGCGATGGTTGCGATGTCGGCGTAGGAGTCGGTGTAGTTATACCAGGATTTGGTGCTGGTTTAGTGGTAGTGGTAACCGGTGCCGAACTACCGGTATCTGCTTGTGATTGCGGTTGAGTGCCAGTGTTGGTGTCTGTTTGGTTAGGTCCTTTTTGACCTTGGTCACCTGACTGGTCTTTAGCTGAGTTACCAGCTTGGTCATTCTTAGCTACATCTTGATTTTCAGTGCCAGCAGGACTAGTATTTTTGTCGTCTTGGCCTGACTGATGCGCATCATCATTTGAGTGGGTATCATTGCTGGCAATTTGCTTACCAGCTTGGTTTTCTTCAGTCTTTTTATTGGCTTCACCAGTAGCTGGATTAGGAACAACTGGCACAAGCGGATTTAAGGCCAAGTCTTTGTCAAGGACTGGACTAGGATCAAATGGTGTGCCTGGTACTGGGCTGCCAGCAATCGGTCCAAAGGCATCCCATAGGGGTGACTGGGCATTCAGCAGTGGGGCCAAGCCAGCAGCTGGACCGACCACAGCACCGGCTGCCAGCTGGTCTAGCATATTGTTGATGCTGGAAACTAAGCCTGAAATGCCCTGTTCAGCATCCACCACACCAGCTAAAATATCGCCAGTTACTAATTTGTCATCTTTTTTCAGTTGGTTTTTCTCAGCTAAATCAGCAACTTCTTGGTCAGTTGCCTTGGCTAACAGGGCGAGGGTATCGCCAGGTTGGACGACATACACATCTAAATCAGCATCTTTTTGCCGTTTAATATCTTTTTTGACATCATCTACTGTCCGGTCCTTGGCTTCCTGGTCGTCAAGATTTAGGGCCCGCTTGATTTCAGCTTGGACCTGGTCATCTTTAACCAAGTCTGCTTTTTTATCAAAGTTAGCAAGCTTTTCATCCTTGTCGGCTTTAACGATAACAACCTGGTCATCATTATTGGCCGCAACTCGGCTAACACTGCCGACTGCTGCTAGGCTAGTCACTAATAAAACGGCTACCCATGTGCCCTTGACCTTCTTTAAGAGCTTACGGGTTTTCACTTCTTTGTGTGGCTGGAACATAAAAATCCTCCTTAGTAATACATCAGTTTACACTTTATTTAATTATATTAGTTTTTCCCATAAAAGCTAGCCAAAGCTAAAGAAAAGTTTAAGGTAATCGTATATTCCGATAAATAGCCTTATTTTTAGCTAAACAAGTTCAGACTAGCCCATGTATAGTACAAGTTATCCGAAAGCGCTTGAAAATTTTTGGCTAAAGTTTATCCTTAAGAGAGAGTTTGAACGATACGATTTAGCTATTAATAATTTGCCAGCTAGAATAGTCTGATTTAAGGAGTGGGGGATATGAAGAAATTTTTGCAAGGTTTAGCCGGTATCGGCCTGGCTATGTTGGTTGTGAGTTTGTTGGTGGTTGGCCTAGGCTGGTCACTAAATCTAAGGCCAGATCCGACCGACCTGTCTAATAATAGCCGGGAAACCAGGTCAGTTAGTTCAACAAATGAAGAGGGCCAGGCCAAAACGAGCCAAGCAGCGCCAGCTGACGAGCGGCGCTTGTCTTTCTATGGGGTAGGGGACAACTTGATCCACCAGGAAATCTTTACCGAGGCCCAGCAGGCGGATGGCTCTTATGATTTCGATTATCTCTATACTGAGGTCAAGGACCAAATCCAAGCGGCGGATATCGCCTATATCAACCAGGAGACTATTATCGGTGGAGATGAATTAGGAATTTCCGGCTATCCCGACTTTAATACTCCTGAAGACATGCGTCAGAGCGTTGTTAAGGCTGGTTTTGACCTGGTTAACGGGGCCAACAACCACACCATGGACCGAGGTGGGACTGGGGCCGAAAATACTCTGGACCTCTGGGACGAGTATGCTGACCAGGTCATTTATCTGGGTATCTACCGGTCCCAGGACGACCGGGACCGCATCCGTGTGATTGATAAGAATGGCATCAAATTAGCTGTTATGACCTATACCTATGGGACTAACGGCATTCCCCTGGACATGCCCTGGCGGACCAACCTGATTGATGAGGACCCGATGCGCCACGATGTGGCCCAGGCAAAGCAAGAGGCAGATGCGGTTATGGTGCTCATGCATTGGGGTGACGAGTATGCCATGACTTTGAACCAGGACCAAGTCTACTACAGCCAGCTTTTAGCTGATTTAGGAGTAGATGTGGTAGTTGGCACCCATACCCATAATCTGCAAGGCGTTGACTGGTTGGACCGGCCGGATGGCAAGCAAATGCTGGTGACCTATTCCTTGGGTAATTTTGTTTGTGCCCCATATTATCCCATTAACGGTTTAGGCGGCGCCATTAAATTTGATATTGTCAAAACTGACGGCCAAGTCCACCTGGAAAAAGTCGAGCTACAACCGGTAGTCACTCACTTTGACCGAACTAAAGGCCAGCACGGCAACTTTAAAATCTATAATTTACAAGACTATCCTGCTGATAAAATTGCCCTTAATGGCCACCAGCTAGACTACGCCTTTTACTATGACTATGTCAGACAAATGGTGAAGCCAGAATTCTTGAACGAGGAGGTATTGGCAGGCATGAAAGCGTATTTAGATGAATAAAAATAGTTTATTTTTATTTTACGAAAGCGAAAAACTAGCCGCCAGCCATAGAGGGCCGGGGGCTAGTTTTTTTATGCAGTAGTCATCATTGTTTTATGACCGCCGCTTTTATCATTTCGGTGGCCTGGGGACTGATTTCGCTTAAGTCAAACCATAGTCCCCCGTAGCCGGCCGCTAATAAGTCTTCTTGTAAGGCTATCAGGTCTGCGAGTGGTAATTCATCACCAAAACGTGACACCACTTCTTGCAATGAAGCCAATTCAGAGAAATCAAAGCCGGTTTCGGGAAGCATACCGTTATCTTTTAATTCCTGAACATTATAAAAAATAGGGCGCTCATAATCTAACTCTAAACGCGCCTGGTCAGCCCTCATAAACCAGCACGCCGAGCATTGGCAAAGTTGACCGGCGAGGGGATCATAATCTTTGTAGTTAAATTGAATCATACCATTAAGCTGGTGGGGATTATTTTCACCTAGGTCCGAGAACAAAATCTGCTCTAGTGTATAAGAAAAGCTATTACGCCCTTGGCCGGTAAAAGGGAAATCAAGGATATAGCAGTCATAGTCACCAGGCTGAATACGCTGGTCATAATCGAGGCTGGTAAGGTCTTCAGAAATTTTAGGACCATAGTAGTCGTCTTGCAGAGTAGCGATAAAGCGTGCAATCTTTTCTACATCCGGTCTAGAGGAAGCAACAATAGAGAGCGTGCCGTTAACAAGGGTGTCATTTGCCATGATAGATTCCTTTCTAAAAAAAGCATGTGTTAAATAAACTGATTGAAATAGGTGGTAAGGCCTAAATGTCAGTTCGATATCATTTAATTTTGTAACATGCCAAGACATATTTAAGCAAAGTATATCATGAAATTTCTGTGTCTTCTAAAAGGCCTAATTTCATATTTCCATGTATTTTATCGCTTTAAATCTCCATCCTAATATAGGCTAAACCACACCCATAGGCTATAATTAACTTAGAAAGCGGAACCAATCGATAATAGAAAGGGTGTGTAACCAATGCACAGATGGCGTGATCGCTTATCAGCTAGTTTCAGACGTTTGACTAGCAGTGAATTTTTAGCCTTTATCATTTTGATTGCGATGATTTTATTCGCTGGTCTCTTACCTCATGGTCAGATTTTAACCATCGCGGTAGCTGTTTTGATTTATAGCCGGCCGATTTATAAGCTGTGGCAGGCTGGTCTAGTGGCGGTTTCGATAATAGGAACCTATCTCATGTTGCTAGGGGGCTGGGTAGATGAGGGCCGGGTGTACGGCTGGTTGACTATTTTAGGTCTAGTTGCTTTCCTGGCCAAGCATGGGGTGGCAGACAGTCGCCTGGGCCAGCAACGTTTGGTCCATAGTCTGATGATGGCTGGGCTTGGCTTAATAACCCTGGCTTTAACTGCCGTTATCATTGAGCTATTGCCCTTTAGTCTGCCTGACATGCTGGCTTATTTACCGTTTAACCTAGCTATTTTGGTGGCCCTCCTCTATGAGGCTGCTTCTAGTGAGGGGCAGGTCGTGGTGGTTGAGGCGGATAATGCGACCCACCAGAACATAGGCCGTGCCCTCATGATAGCTGGTCTTTTGATAGCTGGTTTAAGTGTGCTAGCTAGTGTGACTGACTGGCAAAGCTGGCTGTCCGCCGGTTCGGCCGGGTCGACTCGGGTGGCGGGGGTGGCCTTCCTAATTGGTTTTATCACTTACCTGCTGCCCAGCCTCCATAATAAATGGCTGATGTGGCTATTAACTGCTTGTTATTTGATGCTTCTAGGACTAGAAGCCAGCCGGAATTATGCCGCGATCTGGGCTGATGCCTGGATCTTGCTGCTGGTATTTCTCTTGATTAAAACGATTTTTGCCCTCAGTCTAACCTATTACTATGGGCAAAGAAAACTAGTCGGGCCTATGCTGTGGCAGCTGGTGCTAATTTATGGCTTACTGATTTACTTCCCAGTGTTTGGTTTAAACTACCAGGTTGAGGCTCGTATAAATGGCCTAGAAATTGGTCAAGCGCTACCAGATCACCAGACTGACCAATATACTGGCTATTATGCAGGTGAATGGACCTATTGGCCAGACGATCCAGACCAATTCCACCCACCTACCTTAGAAAAGCAATCCAGTGGTTCAGTCCATATCCGGCCCGTTTACTACCGCTTGGAAGGGACGGTTAAAGATGGTCAAGTGACCTTTGATTTACAGGGACACAAGTTGTCTAAGGCAGCTCATACGGAAGCTAACCAAATTAAATTCGATGGCCAGCTCTTAGCTGACAACCAGACCTGGTTGCCACTAGATGACCAGAACTACATACTGATTAACCAGGCCAGCATCTATGACTACCAGAAAGCCGCTGGACAAAAACCTAAAATCACAATGGAAATTCAAGCCATTCAAGCTTCATTTGCAGATTAGTAAAAATGGTCCACCCGATTTAAATGGGTGGACCATTTTTTTATTGCCAAAATACAAAGCGATCATTTGGTTTACGGAAGATAGGGTCTTCAGGTTTGATATCAAAAGTCTGATAAAATTCATCTAAATTAGAGGCGGGGATATCGGTCCGGTATTTTTCTGGTGCATGCGGGTCACTGGTTAGCATCATACTGGCCATTTCTGGTCGGTAAATGGTGGCCCAGGATTTGGCATAGGCGGTGAAGAATGCTTTAAGATCATAATCTTCCTTTTGCTTCAGTGCTTCTAAGGCTACCGATAGGCCGGCATTATCAGCAATATTTTCATCTAGGGTTAGTTTGCTATCCACTTGGCCATGTTCGGTTTGTAGCTTATCGAACTGGGCTTGAATTTTTTTAGTTCGCTCCTTAAATTTTTGATAGTCTGCCTCTTGCCACCATTGGCGCAAAGCACCTTGACTATCAAAGTCGGCCCCAGTTGTATCAAAAGCATGAGAAATTTCATGAGCAATCGTAGCGCCAATCGCACCCATATTCTGGCTGTCACTTTGGTCCTGACTGTAATAAGGGGCTTGTAGGATACCAGCAGGCATACAAATGAGGTTTTCACTAGGAGAGTAGTAGGCATTGGTTTCATAGGCTGGCATACTCCAGTAACCTGATTCAGCAGCTTTACCGTATTGACGTAAATCATGGGCGGCCTCATCTTGGGCCATGGTTAGGGTGTTTTCCAAAAGGCTCTTGTTTGGATCTACTTTTAGCTTTTTAGTGCGGTCTTGGTAGGTTTCGGGGTAACCAATCAAGAGTTTGATATGGTCTAGCTTATCAATAGCTGCCTGACGGGTTTCGGGCGTTAGCCAGTCAATTTTTTCCAATCGTTGCTTGTAAATTTGAATCATTTCCTTGGTCATAGCTTCAACATCTGCTTTTGCCTGGTCACCAAAGTAGTTTTTACCAAAATAAACGCCCAGAACTTCATAGAAATGCTGGTCAATTAATTGGTAGGCTGCTTCATTTTGGTCAGGGATATCGACCTGGCCTGTTTTTGCGTTACTAATTTCCTGGGCCATAGTCCGCAGGTCATCATCTAGGTAAGGCGCTGCCTTGACCGCAAAAGTCACCAACATCCAGGCTTTCATTTCTTGGAAATTATCAGGGTTAACTAGCTGGTTGAAATCGGCAAAATATTGACTATCAGTCACATTAGCGGCATCAACCTTGGTATCAAGCATGCCCTCAGCGGTCTTGATTAAATCAAGCGTGCTGGTGGTCTTAGCTAATGCCTTGGGGTCGGCCTCTTTTAATTGGTCTTTGAGCGAGCGGCGCTGGTCAGAGGGGGTTAGGTGGCTAGCGATTTTTTGGTCATAAGCCAAGGCTTGATTGACTAGTTTTTTGGCCTCTTTTTTAGTGTAACCCATCTTAATGAGGATTTTTTGGGCCTGGTCCTGGTAAGTTTTAAGGATTTGCTGGCCCTGGGAATCTTTAGCTTGGTCTTGGTAAAGGCCTGTGTCAGGTAGAATCGTTTGCGGAGCGATTAAACGCAGCTGGTTGGTAGTTGGGTCTTGCAAGCTGGCTCCGGACGTGATGGCAAAGGGGAGGTCGATACCTGAATCAATCCACTGGGGCAAGTCTTTTTTGAAATCATCAAAGGATTTTAGCTGGTTGATTTTTTCCAGGTAGGGCTTAGCTGGTTGGCTGCCATCTTGATTACGGCGGTCAAAATCTCTCGCTTGCTGGTAGTATTTAACCATGGTTTCCTCTTCAGGTGTACTGGTCTTAATCGTTCCTTTGGCTAATTTGACCAAGTCTTCATGAAGGATTTTTTTATTTTGTTGGTCTACATCCGTACTCACACCCGCCATAAAATTATCATCAGCAATGGTCTTCCCTTTTAAATAATCCTGGTTAACCGCATCATATAAGCTAGTTTTGACCGGGTTTTGCTTGTTATTTTGCTTAGATTGACTCTGACTGGTTGGTTTATCTGGTTTGGCTTGGACCAGGGCGGGTAGGGTAACTTGACTTAATAGACTAAGAGATAGTCCTAATATGATTGCTTTCTTTAATTTCATGGCATACTCACTCTCTAATTTTTAATCTGAGCTTGATTATAAACACTTTTGTTCTTAAATCTATAAGAGAGTGGTTAAGAAGTCCCTAAGAAATTTTAAAATCATAAATTTTGCGAGATTTTCTAGTTGCCCAGCCCGACTCAGGAGTGCGTCTGCACCATAATCTGGATAACTTTATCTGGTCAAGGACTATCTTACTAGCACGAGTACAAACTGGACCTGGGTTGAGGCTAACATCAATTGCAAAATAGCATTATATTTAAATAATAACATTTAATCATTTGAATGTAATTTACTATAAATATATAATAGGGATGAGGTGATAATGATGTT
Proteins encoded in this window:
- a CDS encoding nucleotide pyrophosphohydrolase, which encodes MNAINKFRDDRDWRQFHNEKDLALSISLEANELLEIYQWKSAEEGNQDREHLAEELADVLIYSLMLADNLGFDVDEIIQAKLVKNAQKYPVEKAKASRRKYNQL
- a CDS encoding CAP domain-containing protein, giving the protein MFQPHKEVKTRKLLKKVKGTWVAVLLVTSLAAVGSVSRVAANNDDQVVIVKADKDEKLANFDKKADLVKDDQVQAEIKRALNLDDQEAKDRTVDDVKKDIKRQKDADLDVYVVQPGDTLALLAKATDQEVADLAEKNQLKKDDKLVTGDILAGVVDAEQGISGLVSSINNMLDQLAAGAVVGPAAGLAPLLNAQSPLWDAFGPIAGSPVPGTPFDPSPVLDKDLALNPLVPVVPNPATGEANKKTEENQAGKQIASNDTHSNDDAHQSGQDDKNTSPAGTENQDVAKNDQAGNSAKDQSGDQGQKGPNQTDTNTGTQPQSQADTGSSAPVTTTTKPAPNPGITTPTPTPTSQPSPEPAPTPNPGATTPDTGTTTPTVKPTPDQRTTAPDSEPMPTPGTSTPNPEPTPNPVPTPEPEPTPNPVPTPEPETTPEPVPTPNPEPTPEPVPTPHPVPTPDPDPTPDPVPTPEPVPTPNPVPTPEPVPTPNPVPTPEPEPTPNPVPTPEPAPTKHGVYDLAAYKAFNERVAARVNNLVANLRRANNLPATASNNLLNQAGAANAQFLGENNRGLTHAYDGQHLLDAGYITQIAPKQNNAVLVPQGQPYALANLASFAQTLPINLDAANADKVAENVVNGWFSDVNTPNRGHRRQMLDSRWDQVGTGVYLAPEADANGFYGATVVQYYGTQNYNYQGSNAADTPPVHALASYDERLTEQKDMYTSINHGPALADIQTLEGELATGEVIADVATTTPEPASPTNSQPAATNETAAATLNNVQ
- a CDS encoding DUF2075 domain-containing protein, with protein sequence MVRDSAIFKASPFHKLTDEQLAAQLEILTAIEQVQAKQSSQGQLILVEGEAGSGKTVLMSSLFYQLFQAALDEDRPFNSYLLVNHDQQVKVYQEIAYRLDINKERKGKFVSKPTAFINGNNPDQPVDVVIVDEAHLLWTQGKQSYQGENQLLDLIERAKLVVAVFDKQQIMSTEQYLQDKDITAMEDYARENGKLIELKNQMRINANAETVAWIRALVDEQIIDPIPEDDHYELKIFENPCDLEAAIKVKAQDQDRGISRVIATYDWPYIGGNPPENQDQWMVEIGYTDAHGNHLTWAKPWNYQVKNKKRGTGHLSWAEQEQTINEVGSTFSVQGFDLNYAGLIIGPSVKYRNGRLVFDPSASKNKKATRNRTIDKVNKISVNPAEELLRNELNVLITRGVNGLYIYAVDDQLRSALLEAAKQQRPL
- a CDS encoding M13 family metallopeptidase, with the translated sequence MKLKKAIILGLSLSLLSQVTLPALVQAKPDKPTSQSQSKQNNKQNPVKTSLYDAVNQDYLKGKTIADDNFMAGVSTDVDQQNKKILHEDLVKLAKGTIKTSTPEEETMVKYYQQARDFDRRNQDGSQPAKPYLEKINQLKSFDDFKKDLPQWIDSGIDLPFAITSGASLQDPTTNQLRLIAPQTILPDTGLYQDQAKDSQGQQILKTYQDQAQKILIKMGYTKKEAKKLVNQALAYDQKIASHLTPSDQRRSLKDQLKEADPKALAKTTSTLDLIKTAEGMLDTKVDAANVTDSQYFADFNQLVNPDNFQEMKAWMLVTFAVKAAPYLDDDLRTMAQEISNAKTGQVDIPDQNEAAYQLIDQHFYEVLGVYFGKNYFGDQAKADVEAMTKEMIQIYKQRLEKIDWLTPETRQAAIDKLDHIKLLIGYPETYQDRTKKLKVDPNKSLLENTLTMAQDEAAHDLRQYGKAAESGYWSMPAYETNAYYSPSENLICMPAGILQAPYYSQDQSDSQNMGAIGATIAHEISHAFDTTGADFDSQGALRQWWQEADYQKFKERTKKIQAQFDKLQTEHGQVDSKLTLDENIADNAGLSVALEALKQKEDYDLKAFFTAYAKSWATIYRPEMASMMLTSDPHAPEKYRTDIPASNLDEFYQTFDIKPEDPIFRKPNDRFVFWQ
- a CDS encoding CapA family protein; the encoded protein is MKKFLQGLAGIGLAMLVVSLLVVGLGWSLNLRPDPTDLSNNSRETRSVSSTNEEGQAKTSQAAPADERRLSFYGVGDNLIHQEIFTEAQQADGSYDFDYLYTEVKDQIQAADIAYINQETIIGGDELGISGYPDFNTPEDMRQSVVKAGFDLVNGANNHTMDRGGTGAENTLDLWDEYADQVIYLGIYRSQDDRDRIRVIDKNGIKLAVMTYTYGTNGIPLDMPWRTNLIDEDPMRHDVAQAKQEADAVMVLMHWGDEYAMTLNQDQVYYSQLLADLGVDVVVGTHTHNLQGVDWLDRPDGKQMLVTYSLGNFVCAPYYPINGLGGAIKFDIVKTDGQVHLEKVELQPVVTHFDRTKGQHGNFKIYNLQDYPADKIALNGHQLDYAFYYDYVRQMVKPEFLNEEVLAGMKAYLDE